A genomic stretch from Alosa sapidissima isolate fAloSap1 chromosome 3, fAloSap1.pri, whole genome shotgun sequence includes:
- the LOC121706281 gene encoding dual specificity protein phosphatase 3-like, producing the protein MAEYEVSVQQLNDLLTDECGLYMMPSKHCNEVYPRIYVGNAFVATSVIRLQRLGVTHVLNAAEGNSFMHVNTNAEFYAGTGIVYHGMPASDTDHFDLSVYFEEGADFIEKALAYKNGKGKVYVHCREGYSRSPTLVIAYLMLRHKMDVRTALALIRQKREIGPNDGFLRQLCQLNDRLVAEGKL; encoded by the exons ATGGCTGAATATGAGGTGTCCGTGCAACAGCTTAATGACCTACTGACAGACGAATGTGGATTGTATATGATGCCCTCAAAACACTGCAACGAGGTTTACCCACGGATATATGTTGGAAATGC GTTTGTGGCCACCAGTGTGATACGCCTGCAGCGTCTAGGTGTCACCCATGTGCTGAATGCCGCCGAGGGGAACTCGTTCATGCACGTGAACACCAATGCAGAGTTCTACGCTGGCACGGGCATCGTCTACCATGGGATGCCCGCCAGTGACACGGACCACTTTGACCTCAGTGTCTACTTTGAGGAAGGAGCTGATTTCATTGAGAAGGCACTTGCATACAAAAATGGAAAAG GCAAGGTGTATGTGCACTGTCGAGAGGGCTACAGCCGCTCCCCAACTCTGGTCATCGCATATCTCATGTTGCGGCATAAAATGGACGTGAGGACAGCCTTGGCCTTGATCCGACAGAAGAGGGAAATTGGCCCAAACGACGGCTTCTTACGGCAGCTTTGCCAACTCAATGATAGACTTGTAGCAGAGGGAAAGCTCTAG
- the LOC121706255 gene encoding uncharacterized protein LOC121706255: MSMCDTIELAGLGRPFQLGMLYDCRRDVLIPGITLWDADMLQKNINIRPQPNTEFKIIASDSTEAKAEALHVSASLEASFMGGLVSVKGSAEFLNDKKKSKNQSRVTLQYRTTTRFEQLTMEHLGTGNFQHCNVFQEGSATHVVTAVLYGAQAFFVFDREVTSNENHQEIQGSLQATIKVIPMVSIEGQASLKMTETEQQEADKFNCTFHGDFALDNNPVSFQDAIKVYSNLPRLLGENGKHAVPMTVWLYPLKNLDSTAAQLVREISIGLVRQSQRILDEIDEADIQCQDLMKDEIAILFSEITTKLRKFKGLISEYKLVFQKKLCKLLPTIRGGGTEEQELVTTLNSKERSPFQSALITEYLSDREREMNVIRSYLEIMKEIRVTKSSSELDKVVLHSRNEFVVAFVFSSLSGDGKYLQDLESYLKDEAKSTGSDTSYEAKSASRQEHWFHSGEVTTLTRQSIRLFLDFMQANRDRENIEFCIASVPNKSITASSIHVYEKGTLIDAQFLLPCKPPSPNVLKLEHDRVHLQINPPTIGESFVVSYRILYQNSEGSDWKEIGTDGKATDVTISRLHPHTEYRFSCKAVCRPGVSLASDATEFVRTRPCSPPGPPNEKSSGAESITITWDIPTAVGDDVSVISYDVEYRQHMEDDTKSKPWECEKASSRECTLEGLKMNTTYSIRVLANTGKSGKSLPSPETTITTSGPDAKSEKKKSAQGKSERFLEQSYCLEKGNPSVYQVDLERKYGENVDFFQYMFGRKVEDVKNKVILLLGSTGAGKTTLVNVMINYILGVKWEDQYRYKLIHEVTNRTQAESQTSVVTSYELYNQPGFQIPYSLTIIDTPGFGDTRGMAQDKLITEQVKRFLCSPLGVEHIDAVCFVVQASLARLSANQKYIFDSILSIFGKDVGENIMVLVTFADSDKIPVLEAIKAAELPCQKNKKGQPTHFKFNNSTVYVQKRDIDRHTEEVDSDEDEDEDCDEEEKMKSIVWSTTFKQMKMFFKALGSTEGKDLTLTKKVLEERERLENATARLTPQITAGLAKLSEIKSIKQCLENEDEMMKQNKSFEKEVEVLRAIRSNVNFFATNCNSCLFTCHSGCFLPEGDNVRFCAVMDENGMCVICPKNCPPSVHLREKALWTYETKMEKKTIEELKKNFMEAQGKFMNTKEMLEKLEDDFHEIEDKLMYLIKLSSNCMKRLNEIALKPSSMSTFEYIEILIRTEEDEKRPGFEDRILGLRKMKQEAEILDKIARGEDILPQERRLVKQKLDRMKKSAQHVKKVKAVLNALATGKKEP, translated from the exons ATGTCTATGTGTGACACCATCGAGCTTGCGGGGTTGGGCCGCCCATTCCAGCTGGGAATGCTCTATGACTGCAGGAGAGATGTCCTCATTCCAG GTATTACACTCTGGGATGCTGACATGCTGCAGAAGAATATCAATATACGCCCACAGCCAAACACTGAGTTCAAGATCATTGCCTCAGACTCTACAGAGGCTAAGGCAGAAGCTCTACATGTGTCTGCATCACTAGAGGCCAGCTTTATGGGTGGGTTAGTGAGTGTAAAAGGCTCTGCAGAGTTTCTGAATGACAAGAAAAAGTCAAAAAATCAGTCCAGAGTTACTCTTCAGTATCGCACTACCACACGTTTTGAGCAGCTTACCATGGAACACCTAGGGACTGGAAATTTCCAACATTGCAATGTCTTCCAGGAAGGATCTGCCACACATGTGGTAACTGCAGTATTGTATGGTGCTCAAGCCTTCTTTGTCTTTGATCGTGAAGTCACTTCAAATGAAAATCATCAGGAAATACAAGGAAGTCTGCAGGCAACAATCAAAGTGATTCCAATGGTATCTATTGAGGGACAGGCATCCCTGAAGATGACTGAAACAGAACAACAAGAAGCAGACAAATTCAACTGTACATTCCACGGAGACTTTGCTTTGGATAATAATCCAGTTAGTTTTCAAGATGCAATCAAAGTTTACTCAAATCTTCCACGACTGCTTGGGGAAAATGGGAAACATGCTGTGCCCATGACAGTGTGGTTGTATCCCCTCAAAAATCTGGACTCCACTGCAGCCCAACTTGTTAGGGAGATAAGTATAGGTCTGGTGCGACAGTCTCAGCGCATCCTTGATGAGATAGACGAGGCTGACATTCAATGCCAAGACTTGATGAAAGATGAGATAGCCATCCTCTTCTCTGAGATTACAACCAAGCTTCGGAAATTCAAAGGCCTGATTTCTGAGTACAAATTGGTGTTTCAAAAGAAACTTTGCAAATTACTTCCGACTATTCGGGGAGGAGGAACAGAGGAGCAAGAGTTGGTTACTACTCTGAACAGCAAAGAGAGATCCCCCTTCCAGAGTGCATTAATTACAGAATATCTGAGTGACAGAGAACGTGAGATGAATGTTATCAGGTCCTACCTTGAGATTATGAAAGAAATCAGGGTGACTAAGTCCAGTAGTGAACTGGATAAGGTTGTCCTACATTCAAGAAACGAATTTGTTGTGGCTTTTGTGTTCTCTTCCCTCAGTGGTGATGGCAAATATCTCCAAGATTTGGAAAGCTACCTGAAGGACGAGGCTAAGTCCACTGGCTCTGacacatcttatgaagccaaaagTGCCAGCAGACAGGAGCATTGGTTTCATTCTGGAGAGGTGACTACTCTTACCAGGCAAAGCATCCGCTTGTTTCTTGATTTCATGCAGGCCAACAGAGACAGGGAAAACATTGAGTTTTGCATAGCATCAGTTCCAAACAAGTCCATCACAGCCTCATCAATTCATGTGTATGAGAAAGGGACACTTATTGATGCTCAGTTTTTGCTGCCTTGCAAGCCTCCTAGCCCAAATGTTTTGAAACTGGAACATGATCGTGTCCATTTACAAATCAACCCTCCTACCATCGGAGAAAGTTTTGTCGTCTCCTATCGCATTCTGTACCAGAACTCTGAGGGCTCTGACTGGAAAGAAATAGGCACTGATGGAAAAGCAACAGATGTTACTATTAGTCGCTTACACCCTCATACAGAGTACCGATTTAGCTGTAAGGCAGTGTGTCGACCTGGAGTGAGTCTCGCTAGCGATGCAACAGAGTTCGTCCGAACACGTCCATGCAGTCCTCCAGGCCCGCCAAATGAGAAAAGTTCAGGGGCCGAAAGCATCACTATTACATGGGATATCCCCACTGCAGTTGGAGATGATGTATCAGTCATCAGTTATGATGTTGAGTACCGACAGCATATGGAAGATGATACCAAGAGCAAACCGTGGGAGTGTGAGAAAGCCTCTAGTAGGGAGTGTACATTGGAGGGACTGAAGATGAACACCACCTACAGTATCCGTGTTTTGGCCAATACAGGGAAATCAGGAAAGAGTCTGCCAAGTCCTGAAACAACTATTACAACATCAGGACCTGATGCTAAGTCTGAGAAAAAGAAATCAGCACAGGGCAAGAGTGAGCGTTTTTTAGAACAATCGTACTGTCTGGAAAAGGGCAACCCATCTGTATATCAGGTTGACTTAGAGAGGAAATATGGGGAGAATGTTGATTTTTTTCAATATATGTTTGGTAGGAAGGTGGAAGATGTGAAAAACAAGGTAATTTTACTTCTGGGATCCACTGGTGCAGGAAAAACAACTCTTGTCAATGTGATGATAAATTACATACTAGGAGTCAAATGGGAGGACCAGTACCGCTACAAACTAATCCACGAGGTGACAAACCGAACACAAGCTGAAAGCCAGACATCTGTGGTCACATCCTATGAGCTCTATAACCAACCAGGCTTTCAGATCCcatactcactcacaattaTCGACACACCTGGATTTGGGGACACCAGAGGAATGGCTCAAGATAAATTGATCACAGAACAAGTGAAAAGATTCCTTTGCAGCCCTTTGGGGGTTGAACATATAGATGCTGTGTGCTTTGTTGTTCAGGCATCTCTTGCCCGTCTCAGTGCAAATCAGAAATACATCTTTGACTCCATCCTGTCAATTTTTGGAAAGGACGTTGGAGAAAACATCATGGTTCTTGTAACATTTGCTGACAGTGACAAAATCCCAGTTTTAGAAGCAATTAAGGCAGCAGAGTTGCCATGTCAGAAGAACAAGAAAGGGCAACCCACCCACTTTAAGTTTAACAACTCTACCGTATATGTACAGAAAAgggacatagacagacacactgaGGAAGTTGATTcggatgaagatgaagatgaggatTGTGATGAGGAGGAGAAAATGAAGAGTATTGTCTGGTCAACAACTTTCAAACAGATGAAGATGTTCTTCAAGGCCCTCGGTAGCACAGAGGGCAAAGATCTCACTTTGACAAAGAAAGTTCTAGAGGAACGCGAACGTCTTGAGAATGCCACTGCAAGACTAACTCCTCAAATTACAGCTGGGCTTGCCAAGCTCAGTGAAATCAAAAGCATCAAACAGTGCCTGGAGAATGAGGATGAGATGATGAAACAAAACAAGAGCTTTGAGAAAGAAGTAGAGGTACTGAGAGCTATTCGGAGCAATGTGAACTTCTTTGCAACAAACTGTAATAGTTGTTTATTCACATGCCATTCAGGTTGTTTCCTTCCTGAGGGGGATAATGTCCGCTTCTGTGCTGTGATGGATGAGAATGGAATGTGTGTCATCTGTCCAAAAAATTGCCCTCCCTCTGTGCATCTGAGAGAGAAAGCCTTATGGACTTACGAAACAAAGATGGAGAAAAAGACCATAGAAGAATTGAAGAAAAACTTCATGGAAGCACAAGGAAAATTCATGAACACCAAGGAGATGTTAGAGAAATTAGAGGATGATTTTCATGAGATTGAGGACAAACTGATGTATTTGATCAAGCTGTCTTCTAACTGCATGAAGAGACTTAATGAGATTGCACTGAAGCCAAGTTCTATGTCCACTTTTGAGTACATTGAAATACTTATCAGAACAGAAGAAGATGAGAAAAGGCCGGGATTTGAGGATCGGATCCTTGGATTAAGGAAAATGAAACAGGAAGCGGAAATTCTGGATAAAATTGCGAGAGGAGAAGATATATTGCCACAAGAGCGTCGCTTGGTTAAACAAAAACTGGACAGAATGAAGAAGAGTGCACAACATGTTAAGAAAGTCAAAGCAGTTCTGAATGCATTGGCAACAGGAAAGAAAGAACCCTAA